A DNA window from Setaria viridis chromosome 2, Setaria_viridis_v4.0, whole genome shotgun sequence contains the following coding sequences:
- the LOC117845939 gene encoding plant UBX domain-containing protein 2 translates to MMKDKMKDFMKKVTSSGTPSSFKGTSHVLGSGPSPSSSSSHPASRPTNPTPNPRPAPTKQPSPPPPPASTTEFTPFAPLISSSRRPDANGAPAPTVACPSCGDAFPSELAVSEHLDGCLASAGGARARAAAYLAADPPPPAAAVEVLKRLLGNLLREPRSDKFRRVRLGNPRIKEAVADREGGVELLEAVGFRVGDEGGELFALMDEVPSDVRLGGIRRAVLLLERAHPSASPAQVDADEKESCSNGVYGQEEVKKTIDRQIRVFFSVPGSSVADNDVPDSFYNLSGEEIRNEARMRRERLEQSRLLIPKSYKEKQALAARQKYKQAVIRVQFPDRVILQGVFLPGEATGSLYEFVASALKQPGLEFELIFPAVPKPRVVPHFPKPGERSRTLQEEDLVPSALLKFKPKETDSVMFTGLLDELLQASEPLPAA, encoded by the exons atgATGAAGGACAAGATGAAGGATTTCATGAAGAAGGTCACCTCCTCCGGGACCCCCTCCTCCTTCAAGGGCACCTCCCACGTCCTCGGCTccggcccctccccctcctcctcctcctcccaccccGCTTCCCGCCCCACGAATCCTACCCCTAACCCCAGGCCCGCCCCCACCAAGCAgccatcgccgcctccaccgcccgcgTCGACCACCGAATTCACCCCCTTCGCGCccctcatctcctcctcccgccgccccgaCGCGAACggcgcgcccgcgcccaccgTCGCGTGCCCGAGCTGCGGGGACGCGTTCCCCTCCGAGCTCGCGGTCTCCGAGCACCTCGACGGGTGCCTCGCGTCGGCGGggggcgcccgcgcgcgcgccgccgcgtatctcgccgccgacccgcccccgcccgcggccgccgtcgaggTGCTCAAGCGCCTGCTGGGAAACCTGCTCCGGGAGCCCCGGAGCGACAAGTTCAGGCGGGTGAGGCTGGGCAACCCGCGGATCAAGGAGGCCGTCGCGGACAGGGAGGGCGGGGTGGAGCTCCTCGAGGCCGTCGGGTTCCGGGTTGGGGACGAGGGCGGGGAGCTCTTCGCGTTGATGGACGAGGTGCCCAGCGACGTCAGGCTTGGCGGGATCAGAAGGGCCGTGCTCTTGCTGGAGAGGGCGCACCCCTCGGCGTCACCAGCTCAGGTGGATGCTGACGAAAAGGAGAGCTGCAGCAATGGGGTTTATGGACAGGAGGAGGTCAAGAAGACCATCGATCGTCAG ATTCGGGTATTCTTCTCTGTTCCTGGGAGTTCTGTTGCAGATAATGATGTACCAGATTCTTTTTACAATCTTAGCGGAGAGGAGATAAGGAATGAAGCAAGGATGAGGAGGGAAAGGTTAGAGCAATCTCGACTGCTAATTCCAAAATCTTACAAGGAGAAGCAGGCACTGGCTGCTCGACAGAAGTATAAGCAAGCAGTCATCCGAGTTCAGTTTCCAGATAGAGTGATTCTTCAGGGTGTATTCCTTCCAGGAGAGGCCACTGGTTCACTCTATGAG TTCGTTGCATCTGCTCTGAAGCAGCCAGGTTTGGAATTCGAACTCATCTTTCCAGCTGTTCCTAAGCCGCGCGTGGTACCTCATTTCCCGAAACCAGGGGAACGGTCACGCACGCTGCAAGAGGAGGACCTGGTCCCTTCTGCGCTGCTCAAGTTCAAGCCCAAGGAGACTGATTCCGTCATGTTCACCGGTCTGCTTGACGAGCTTCTCCAGGCCAGTGAGCCACTTCCTGCTGCATGA